The Cannabis sativa cultivar Pink pepper isolate KNU-18-1 chromosome 8, ASM2916894v1, whole genome shotgun sequence genomic interval acgtacaaaataaaatgaattctagctaatatttttataaagttaaaaaaaaaaaaaattgcatatatTCTAATCTTTAGTTAATTTAATAGAGAAAACATGTATAtttggaaagaagaaaaaaaagaaaaaagagcaaATACAATGCCCAAAACAAACAAAATCGTTCGTATATGCAATCTAAACGAAGGCAGAAAGCTCACAAAGTTTTCAATCGACACGTGGCGAGTCCTCTGCCCCTCTGCCAGCAGCACTATACCCACCAGCTGCAAATATAAAAAATCTGCTAAATATGTCTTAACAAAAATTATCAACACTTACATTTATTTAACTTCTGATTGGCTCAATTTCTTTCCCCATAGCATGCGGAAAAAATAAGGAGCCCCACAATAAAtttaccctatatatatatatatatgagttgcatattattgtgttaaattttcttaaatattcacaaaattattatatatcacACTAACGAAATGTTCTTATAGGTTATTCATATATGTGGCATTGTCATACTAATGCTAATGTTAACGTATATTTTCgttaattaaatttgagcctcacgatGATAATTcaaaacagaaaaaataaaagttatagaaaaataatatatgaacacggggattttttacgtggttttgcagttaaaattctgcatagtccacgagtcaatcttattcagaattATAGGTATTTTTTTAGGGCCTCTTTCGTAAGAGTGTTTTCGTCCCTTTTTTGAGATTatttgccactatttataatttcatagtggcagttaattacaaagctgACCAAAATATGATTACAGTCATTATCCTTAAAATTATGGAATCTGATTACATATCACAAAATATAAATGCGGTGTATGATTTTGAAAATCATATAGCTGTGATTTtccgcttttactgggtcaagaatatcgtgtattaaacacgtctttaattgttAACCTGGAGATGTCTCGACAGAAACTTGATTGGAGTGATCCCAATGGCGAGCTGGAACTATTCTTCTTTCCGAGGTCGACAAGATATGTCTTACGTCGATCGCGGGTATACAGAAATTTTCTGACTTGCCAGGGTTATGAGCCTCGCTCTTGTTAGCTACGAGGAAACCATAGGAAGTTTTCTCATAGCGAGATGGTCATCTTGCATTCTTGTTCTTCGAGCCAATCCAATTTTTACACTTAGTTTGCTTATTATAAGCTAAGGTATGTGTTTCTTTTCTTTGGTGCCTCGTTATTCTCCTTTGgcgacatatggtttctcgttaatacTCTAAGTACAAGTTCGTACATTGATTTCTCGCCTAAGACTTTACAGTCAGCAagttacaaatatactctgatacttacGCAATTAATGAGTTAACCGAATTTTGAGTATAACATTATGACTTATGtattcttaatatatatatatatgagttaatattgtgttaaatttttttaaatattcacaaaattattatatatcacACTAATGAAATGTTGTTATAAGTTATTCATATATGTGCCATTGTCACACTAATGCTACATATGTAATTTAGAATTGTCAAGTACTCTGATATTCCACAAGAAATAATATTGGTATTATCttaggtgagattattttaaaaaattactaataccGAGCCAGAATCAAGATATAATGTATacattaaatcataaaataaaaaaaaatagaaaaatacctCTTTAAGTCTATCAAAATTCCTTATTATGTTTTCATATAATGAAAACCTTCACCATAGTCTTCTAAGTCAAATTCTTAACACACAAAAATTAGTGTGGTACTAATAATGATCACAGTGTCTAATTTAGTATACGTTCTTGATGTTctcaacatattgaagaagaGAATGAAGAACTCATTTTAGGCTTAACTTTAAACTACGGTAATATAGAATATGGTATAAAAAATCTTActcaattaattataattttggtttaactattttaagatatttattttttaaaacaataattaatattatttaaataaatatcctAACATATTTTGATATAGATatttgttcaattttttttttttttttttttttgaaagtaaaGACCCAAAAGTTAGAGGAGAAAAGGGTAGGGGTCTTGGCTATTCCAACTCCATGTGTTATCTAACCCTATGGACATTTGTGCCAAATTATGAGCTTCTGTATTCCCTTGCCGCCTAGTGTGGTGAAGGGTTACAGTGGGAAGCGAAGATAACATCCGTCGAATAGCATTGATGATGGTTCCATAGCTTGAAAGATTTTCATTGGTTGATTGTAGATCCGTGAGGAGGTTTTTACAATCCACTTCGATATGTTGAATGTTAAGTCCATTGTCACGACACCATTTAAGACCTTCCAACAAAACCCAGCCTTCTGCTACTTGAGGTTGCATCTGTCCCATTCGATTGAAGGTTGTTGCTGCAAGTACTTTTCCAGAGTGATCACGAACTAGAGCCCCACCTCCTGTTCTGTTCTGGTGAGTAAATACAGCAGCATCCGTATTGAGTTTGAGGGTGCCCACTGGTGGCGGTTCCCAAGCCAAAAGGTTAAGGTCTGTGGTAGATTGGGTCTGTGTCCTCCGCTTATCCTGAGCTGCTTGATAAAAGTCCAAATAGTCTTGAGCTTCTTGTTCAATGCGCATTGGCTTCGACTCTTGGTTCCTGAAAACAGCTGCATTTCTTGCATTCCAACACTTCCATAACATGCAAAGAAAAAGGTTAAAGGCATCTTTGGAAAAATTAAGCTGTATGTATAAAATGATATCTAACATGTTCAAGTGTTTGATGCCCTTAATGGCAGAGTTGAAAAACGTACCTGACCAAGCCTTCTTCATAAACTTACACTCAAACAAAGCATGCTGCACTGACTCATAACAAAGATTACATCTAGGACAAACAGGAGAGCTAAGGCAGTGCCTATGATAAAGATTTTCAGCAGTAGGAATGGAGTTTTGAGCAAGCCTAAAAATAAAGTGTCTAATCTTAGGAGGTATTGAGAGAATCCAGAGGGACTTCCACCAACGGGTGAGGGTTTCCATGTTTGAGGATGAAGGTTATGTCAAGTTGGTGGCTTGTTTTGCAACATGGTAGCAAGTCTTAACAGAATAGTGTCCTGAGGGGGATTGCTGCCAGAAGTAGGAATCTGGTTGGGAAAGATCAGGCGGAGGAAGGGACAGTACGTCATTAATGGTGTCCTGCTGGAAGTGAGTTTGTAGTAAGGGAATATTCCAATCCCCATTGGGAAGAAGAAGATCGGAAACATGAACCAGAGAAGTTGGGATTTGAGAAGGAATGAAACGGTGGTTAGGAATCCAAGGATCTAGGATACTGGTGTTAGCCCCATTCCCTATTCTTTTGCATAGGCCAGTTTTGAGAAGAGATTTACCCCAATGGATACTGTGCCAGACATAAGAGGGAGAGTGCCCCAGGGATGAGTCTAAGAAGGGTGTTCTGGGGAAGTACTTGGCTTTAAAGAGCTGAGTGAGAAGAGGTGACTGGTTTGTTTGAATTCTCCAAGCCTGCTTGGCAAGCATCGCTTGATTAAAAGGTTTAAGAGATCTAAAGCCTAATCCCCCAACACTTTTGGAATTACACAAGGATTTCCAATTCTTCCATTGAAGTTTGTGTTTACCGTCAGCAGCTCCCCACCAAAAGTTTGCCATTTCTTTTTCCACAAAGTTGCAAAAAGAGTCAGGAAGTTTGAAAACCGACATAGCATAACTTGGAATAGCGTGGACCACTGCCTTAAGAAGAACTTCCTTTCCTCCCTTAGAGAGAAGTTTGCCTTGCCATTTTGACAAGTATGACCAGATGCGATCTTTAAGGGAGTTGAAAGAAGAACTCTTAGATCTACCAAAATAGTGAGGCAAGCCAAGGTATTTGTCAAGTTGGTTTGTCATAAGGATCTGCATATAGTATTGAATAAGGTTTTGATAAGTGAGACTTGTGTTTGGggagaaaaacagagaagatTTTTGGAAATTTACTTGTTGGCCAGAGATGTTTTGGTACTGACAAGGGCTTCTTTAATGGCATTACACGCTTGGATGTTTGACCTACAGAATAAAATGCTATCATCCGCAAATAGGAGATGAGAGATTTTTGGGGCTGATCGTGCAATTTTGATTCCAAAAGCCTCTTCCTGACTCTCAGCACGCTTAAGTATGGATGAGAGGCCCTCAGGACACATGAGAAAGAGATATGGGGAGAGGGGATCTCCTTGCCTGATCCCCCGAGAAGGAGTAACAAGCCCCACAGCTTGACCATTAATGTTGAATTTGAAAGTGGCTGTGGTGATGCAAGCCATGATCAGCTTGATAAACTGAGTGGGAAACTGAAATTTTTCCATAATTTTATGTAGAAATCTCCACTCCACTCGATCAAAAGCCTTTGCCATGTCAAGCTTGACAGCCATCCAGCTTACTCTAccttgctttttatttttgatggAATGCAATATTTCCTGAGCCATGAGAATGTTGTCAGATATGAGGCGGCCTTTAAGGAAAGCACTTTGATTTAGGGAAATCAAAGGTCTGAGGACAAGCTTAAGCCTATTAGCAAGAACTTTGGAAATGATTTTGTAAATAGTTGTACAGAGGCTAATAGGGCGATAGTCTTTCAGGGTAACAGGTTTTTAACCTTGGGAATCAAGGTGATCAGAGTGGTATTAAATGAGGAGATGTCAGAAAGATTATTAAGAACATTGAGGATAGCTTCAGTGACATCTTTACCAACAACATTCCAGTTTTTTTGGTAGAATTGGTTATTAAAACCATCTATACCAGGAGCTTTATCGGGGCCCATTTGGAAAAGAGCTTTTTCCACCTCAGAGGGGGAAAAAGCTTCTTCAAGCAGATGACAATGTGACGGCTCAATCCGAGGAAAAGGGTCAGAAAGCCCAGCCTCAATATCCAAATCCTGGGGATGTTGAGAAGTAAACAGGTTTGAGTAATACGATTGGATAAGAGAGAGGATGGACTCAGAATCTTGAGAAACAGTTCCATCCTCAGAAGTGAGTGAGTCAATCCTGTTACTTCGCTTCCTGTTAGAAGCAAACTTATGAAAAAAAATGAGTGTTCCTATCACCCAGGTTGAGCCATTGTATTCGAGATCGTTGCCTCCAATAAGTTTCCTCTTTTGACAAGAGAGAATCAAGGTTCGCTTGAAGAGCCTTTTGTCGAGAATAGGAGTCTGAAGAAGTGTCTTCAGCCTTCCTAGCTTGTTCAAGGGCTTGTTGAGCTTGCTTAATTCTTTCCTGAAACCCAAAAAAGGCTTTGTGCTTCCAATTGGAAAGAAAGGTAGAACAAGTGGAGTGCTTTAGCAAAAGATTTGTGGAAGGGTCATCACTAGGGATGTTTGAAGACCAAGCTTCCAAAAGGACATCATTCCAACGTGGCTCAGAAAGCCAAACATTTTCAAAAAGAAACTGTTTGTCCTTCTTCCTAGCAAATTGGGAATGAGGTTTTGGATTGATGGAGAGTTGGATGGCTCTATGATCAGAGCCAAAAAAATCAAGGTGATGTAAAGTGCTATTTGGATGCTGGCAGTGCCAGATGCTGTTCCCAACAACCCAATCAAGGCGCTCCAGAGTTTTTCGATTGCCATGGCTGTTGTTGGTCCAGGTTAGACGAGGGCCATTTGGGTGCagagcttgaaaatcaaatttGTTCAAAAAAGTGCGGAAGAGAGGGGAGGGGCCATTGCCTAAATTACTACTAGATTTATCCTCCCAagttaaaaaatcattaaaatcGCCTAACACACACCAAGGAACAGAAATGCAAGATAGGCCAATCCTGGATAATAATTCCCAAGTATGAGATCTATTAGCAGGATTAGGAGCACCATAAAAAGCAGTAAAATTAAAACTAGAAAACACAGCAGACGAAATAAAACAGTGAATGTGATTAACAGAGTAGTTAATTATAGTTACATCCAAATTCGAGTTCCAGAAAAGAAAGAGTCCCCCACTAAGACCAACACGGGGACTTCAAAACCAAAATCAAAACCTAACTTAACCTTAAAACGATCAACAGAGTTCTTACGCATTTTAGTTTCAATAACAAAAAGTAAGGAAGGCTTATACATTCTAACTAAGAGGGAGAGATTTCGGAGTGCTCGGTCACTCCCAAGCCCACGAGCATTCCAGCTGATGAGACTCATTCCTCCTGGCAGGCCTGTGAATCCACAGGGCCTGCCTCTTCAATTGAAGCATCCTCCACCACATCCTGGCCTGAATGAGGTCTGTGTCGCTTCAGCATTTCCCTCTGTTCATTCCCCACCGTGGCCAACTGCCTTTTGAAGCAACTTGAGGGAGTGGATTGGTTCTTCTTCTGGGGTGGGCGACGGGGTGGCACATCATTGCTGCCAATGGCAAAGGCCAGAGATGAGGGAAGGTCAGCAATGTGGGCCACAGGGAGCGGTTCCAGTTGGGCATTGGAGGTGAAAATCATCAGGGGGGCTTGCAGCTGGCTAGAGGATGGGGAGGATGAGCCTCTGGACCTTGGATTGGATGACTGTTGGGGAGAGACAGAGCATGATAAGTTTCCACCACTGGCCACAGATAAAAGAGCTACAAAGTTTGGCCCTGAGGGTGTGAGGGAATGATGCTGCCCAGGTGGAGCAAAGGAGTGGATTGAACCTAAGTTGGAGGGGCCAGCTCCTTGATCCGTGAGAGGAGGATTTCCCATGTTTTGGCCTGAGCTCAGCAATAGCCCTGCAGCATCAGAGTAGTTTGTGGGGTTGTCGTGGAAAGAGAAATCTTGTTGCAAGACTTGTCCTCGTGGGTGATTGACTGGTATCAGATTGGTAGTAGATGGGTTAAGGGTAGGGGCATTTGGGAGGGACACTATGGATGGTGAGTTAAGGGTAAAAGGGTTGGGGAGTAGCCCGAAGGGGCCGTGATTTGGGCGAGTTGTTCCACGCAGGACATTTTCATAGGGGAGGGGTGGGGGTTGGGTAGACTCATTAGAGGCTCTCATGTACTCAGTGCAGGAGGGGTAAGAGTGTCCTAGGCGGCCACAATAGTAACAATGATCAGGTATATCCTCATATTTCAGTTCTAGCCAGGTTGGGGAAGCTGAACCAGGAAACACTATTGGTATGCCACGGGGTAAGGGTTTGGTGACATCAAACATGATGCAAACTCGAAGGTAAGAgccccaagtttcaagcaaagAGGGTTGATGAACTTCAAGGAGGGTGCCAGCAATTTGGCCCAACAGCTTGGCAAGGGAGATAGACTTTCGAGAGAAAGGAATATTgtggacttggacccaaaaggGGATTTTTCTCATAGTTTCTGGGGATAAGGTGGAGTCGGTATCAGGAATTTCCAGCAGGATAGGGCATTTGTCAAAGACCCATGGTTGGTTGAGGATGATTCTACGTCTATCGCCTTCACAATGAAACGCAACAAGGTACAGGTTGGAAATTAGGTGATCTTTCTTTGACACTTACTGGAAAGCGTCCTTTCCAGTGTTTTTCCAGGTAGTTTTTGAGGGCATTGTGGTTAAAAATTTTCGTTGTGAAGAGAGTAGCCATAAGGTGAAACTGGGGTGGGGCTGGTGGAAGTCCCTCATTAGGATCGACATGCTCAGCAAGTGAATGGATTGTGTTTTCAGTATCAGTGAGGTGAAGGGCTGCAGAAAAAAGATCTAGCTAAGTCTTCCATTTTCAGTAATAAAGGGACGCACGAATAAAGCACAGAAGGATAATGCACAAAAAGGGTAAACTTCCCTAAATCTAGAACTGGGTTTAAATAGGAAGCAAAACATATAGCAATGAATGACCTAACTAATAGATTTCTCATATCTGGAGATGTACTCGAGTGATACAGGAAGAATAAAAGACAGACATTTAATACCGGATCAGGCGGGGGATTATCCAAATCCATCCACTGACCAGGTAGGTAGAAATAGCAATTAAGACTATAACCCCTAATAGAACTGGAATAGACAGCCATGATTAAGGAGAAATAGGGATCATTATGAGATTTGTTCAGAGAAGGGATCAAACCTGTAAGAGAAGCATTAATGGAGTGGCACGCCTGCTCCCAAATCGTCAACAAGGTTGACGATTCCGATCCCAGCTGAGAGGAGGCTGATAGATGGCTGCCAATTGCCATTAATGCAGAACCACCACGACACGGAGACGGGTGGGAAAAGGAGTTTTGAGACTCATCACTATTCTGAAAGTTTGAAGAGGAAGAGGACGAGATCTGTGTTGCCAACATGCTTGTTGAGAGAAGGAGAAGACGAAGGCCTTGGTCTAGATATTTGttcaaatttaatatctaataaatatctttaactagataagaaaatatctcaaccgtaaaaaatatctataaccatagtttaaatttaaatttaaataaaataaatatctaaagtTGAAACTAaattcaaacttaaactaaGTGTGATTGACTATTATAGTTGGTGCGTATTATGGTACAAGCACAGTGACTAATTGGTGCCCTTAAAGTGTAATTCTATAATACAAttactaaatatttaaataaaaagaattattcacacataattatattttacttacATACAATTTATTTAGAAAAGATCTTTTGTTGTTCAATATAATCTTAAGTTAAGTATATACATGAGATTATACATACAAGATGATTTAACTCaagaaaataacataaacaaatgTCCACAATTGTTAATATTAAAAGTGGGAGCTTTGACATCAATTGAAATTATGAGCCGAGCCTATTTACTATCTTTGATAGAACTATCAATGTAGTTAACTGTAGTTGACATAATGTGATAGGGGTGTCGTATACTATACAAGATTGTATTGGACTAGGCACTGACGGACCCAATTAAGGACCAATGTGGGCTTAAGCCCAtgctgagaaaaaaaaattacttcttaactaaaaaaaatcttttaattattttaattgccCACAACAAATGCGCAACAAAATGGGAGATCAATAGTTGAATGATATTTTGACAGTATATCTCGAAAAGGATGTATTTCTATTGACAACGAGCTTATCATTCATCATTTTCAAAACATGAAAACTCGTCGAGGACAACTCTAAAGATATGAGCTCAAAAATTGAtatatttgttaaaattttaggATATTGAGTATGTTATATATTTTGGACATCGTTTTAGATtgctttttttttctattataagATTTTTAGTGCTTGATATTTAATATCTTTTTAGTTGGGAATTGAAATATTGAATTgtgtttttctttatatttacttatttttttggaatattttttatagaTGAAAAAAATTTACGCTCACCCTCCAAttaaattctgggtccgccacTAGGGAcataataaaagattaaaattttcaataatctttattaaaatataaaagttcATCATTCAGCATACAATGGTCAAATGAGATTTGATTTTAATCGTGAAGTGACTTATGGAATCATATCCATAGTCTTATATTATTAGAGTGATTTGTTATAAGGTGTTGAGTTAGTTGCATCTTTCTATTATATTGTGGAATTGGTTAGTTAGGATTGCGGTTAGGCAGTTAGAGCTGAAGcttgtatataaatattgttCATTCCTCTGTTTTGAATGTAATGAAATGAGATTTTCATTCTCTTTGTTTCTCTGTAATTGTTTCTCTTCTGCAActaaaatggtatcagagccattttGATTGTTTGGCTCTTCTTCCGCATCTCTTCTCCTCTTCTTCTCCTCTCTTGTTTCTACCTTTCCATGGCTCGAGGAGGTGGAACTCAAACTCGAAGCAATGTTAACAATGGAGCTGCTGCTGGTTCCAACCGATTTTCAGCTTTGGATGATGGTAGTAAGCTTCCTACTAATGATCCACGAAGCCCTTATTTCTTGTCTACTGGCGATAATGCTTCTTCTTCACTTGTTCCTAAGATTCTCACTGGTGCTGAGAATTATAGTTCTTGGCGTAGATCTATGATGGTGGCGTTAATGGCGAGAAACAAAATCAAGTTCATCAATGGTAAATTACCAGAAcctgatgaagaagatgaagactaTGAGTCTTGGATCAGGTGCAATAGCCTTGTTATATCATGGATCCTCAACTCTGTATCTCCCACCATTGCTGATAACATCATGTACATAGAAGATGTCTCTCAGATCTGGTGTGAATTACAAGAAAGGTTCCATCAAAAGAATGCACCTAGAATCTTTGAAGTTAAAAGAAGTATGCAGACATTGACACAAGGTTCTAATGATGTTACAGCCTACTACACACGACTCAAAGGACTTTGAGATTTACATCAGGAATACAGACCACAACCGGTATGTACTTGTGGAGCTTTGAAAATCATTCAGGAATATCAGGATGAAGACAAGGTGCTTGAGTTTTTGATTGGCCTGAATGAATCGTATTTGAATGCTAGATCTTAAATCCTTCTTCAAGATCCTCTTCCAAATGTTAATAAGGCTTTTGCTTGTATAATCCAAGAAGAGAAACAAAGAGGAATTATCATTCCTCAATCTGAAAGCAGTCAATCCACAAATGAGAATTCTAATCAGTTTGTTGGA includes:
- the LOC115723746 gene encoding uncharacterized protein LOC115723746, yielding METLTRWWKSLWILSIPPKIRHFIFRLAQNSIPTAENLYHRHCLSSPVCPRCNLCYESVQHALFECKFMKKAWSGTFFNSAIKGIKHLNMLDIILYIQLNFSKDAFNLFLCMLWKCWNARNAAVFRNQESKPMRIEQEAQDYLDFYQAAQDKRRTQTQSTTDLNLLAWEPPPVGTLKLNTDAAVFTHQNRTGGGALVRDHSGKVLAATTFNRMGQMQPQVAEGWVLLEGLKWCRDNGLNIQHIEVDCKNLLTDLQSTNENLSSYGTIINAIRRMLSSLPTVTLHHTRRQGNTEAHNLAQMSIGLDNTWSWNSQDPYPFLL